The following proteins are co-located in the Candidatus Paracaedibacter acanthamoebae genome:
- a CDS encoding type II toxin-antitoxin system RatA family toxin has product MPTHAEKKILPYTPEQLFDLIADVAHYPEFLPWVDSANTYDHHDDSFTADVMIGYKIFTYPYKCRVHLVPKERIDIEYLTGPFHYLNNHWILKPLTEKLTEIDFYIDFEFNNPMLQSLLTPVFSEAVKRMIHAFEKRAAAIY; this is encoded by the coding sequence ATGCCAACCCATGCTGAAAAGAAAATTCTGCCTTATACGCCAGAACAACTTTTTGACCTCATCGCGGATGTAGCACATTATCCTGAATTTTTACCTTGGGTTGATTCCGCCAATACCTATGATCACCACGACGATTCATTTACGGCAGATGTCATGATTGGGTACAAGATCTTCACTTATCCTTACAAATGTCGGGTTCATTTGGTACCTAAGGAACGCATTGATATCGAATACCTTACCGGTCCATTTCATTACCTAAACAATCATTGGATCTTAAAACCGCTCACTGAAAAATTGACAGAAATCGATTTTTATATCGATTTTGAATTCAATAATCCGATGCTACAATCTCTTTTGACACCAGTATTTTCAGAAGCTGTTAAACGTATGATTCACGCCTTTGAAAAACGCGCTGCCGCCATTTATTAA
- the thrS gene encoding threonine--tRNA ligase, with translation MFAIKLKDGSVREFESQKNGLEIATSISTSLAKDAVALKVDGEMTDLTASVPHGSVIEIVRRNDPDALELLRHDAAHVLAEAAKELYPDLQVTIGPAIENGFYYDFYREIPFTPDDLSKLEARMHEIVKRDEPIVRTEMPREEAIKFFESIGEKFKAEIIRDIPEGQIISFYRQGDFIDLCRGPHLPSTGRLGKAFKLMSVAGSYWRGDHRNERLQRIYGTAWATEQQLKDYLMQLEEAEKRDHRRLGNELDLFHLQEEAPGSVFWHPKGWTVYLLLENFMRKRLEKGDYVEVKTPQILDSSFWGASGHWEKFRENMFVVESEEKTMAVKPMSCPCHVQIFKQGIKSYRDLPLRMAEFGACHRNEPSGALHGIMRVRAFTQDDGHVFCTPEQIVSETKLFCDSLKEVYAALGFNDIRIKFSDRPEKRAGADEIWDQAEGALKEAAIASGLDFTLNPGEGAFYGPKLEFVLRDAIGREWQCGTLQADFVLPERLDASYIAEDGKKHRPVMLHRAILGSFERFIGILIEHYAGKLPLWLAPVQVCVATITSEADSYGQKVVDQLQAQGIRAILDSRNEKINYKVREHSVKKVPLIFVVGKREEEESTVAIRRLGTQDQQVLHLAEAITMVVKESKEP, from the coding sequence ATGTTTGCTATAAAATTAAAAGACGGAAGTGTGCGCGAATTCGAATCTCAAAAGAATGGTCTAGAAATTGCAACCAGTATTTCTACCTCCTTGGCAAAAGATGCTGTTGCCCTCAAGGTTGACGGTGAGATGACCGATTTGACAGCTTCTGTTCCGCATGGCTCAGTGATAGAAATTGTTCGTCGCAATGATCCTGACGCCTTAGAATTGTTGCGCCATGATGCCGCCCACGTTTTAGCTGAGGCCGCAAAAGAGCTTTATCCTGATTTACAAGTAACCATTGGTCCCGCCATTGAAAACGGATTTTACTATGACTTTTACCGGGAAATCCCTTTTACACCAGATGATTTAAGCAAACTCGAAGCGCGCATGCATGAAATTGTTAAGCGCGATGAACCCATCGTTCGGACAGAAATGCCGCGGGAAGAGGCTATTAAATTTTTTGAATCGATTGGTGAAAAGTTTAAAGCAGAAATCATTCGCGATATTCCAGAAGGTCAAATCATTAGTTTTTATCGTCAGGGTGATTTTATTGATTTATGTCGGGGGCCTCACCTCCCCTCCACCGGACGGTTGGGTAAAGCCTTTAAATTGATGTCTGTTGCTGGTTCTTATTGGCGGGGAGATCACCGTAACGAACGATTACAGCGCATTTATGGAACGGCATGGGCTACTGAACAGCAGTTAAAAGATTACCTGATGCAGCTCGAAGAAGCAGAAAAGCGCGACCATCGCCGCTTGGGTAATGAATTAGACCTATTCCACTTACAAGAAGAGGCCCCCGGATCCGTTTTCTGGCATCCAAAAGGCTGGACAGTCTATCTTTTACTGGAAAACTTCATGCGTAAGCGCCTTGAAAAAGGTGATTATGTTGAGGTAAAAACACCGCAAATTTTGGATTCCAGTTTCTGGGGAGCCTCAGGACACTGGGAGAAATTTCGCGAAAACATGTTTGTGGTAGAATCAGAAGAAAAGACGATGGCGGTCAAGCCGATGAGCTGCCCTTGTCACGTGCAAATCTTTAAGCAGGGAATTAAGAGCTATCGGGACCTACCGCTGCGTATGGCAGAATTTGGGGCGTGTCACCGCAATGAACCATCGGGTGCTTTGCATGGAATTATGCGCGTGCGCGCGTTTACTCAAGATGACGGCCATGTTTTCTGTACGCCTGAGCAAATCGTCAGCGAGACCAAATTGTTCTGTGATTCTTTGAAAGAGGTCTACGCTGCTCTTGGATTTAATGATATTCGTATTAAATTTTCTGATCGCCCTGAAAAAAGGGCTGGCGCCGATGAAATTTGGGACCAAGCTGAAGGTGCGCTTAAAGAAGCCGCCATTGCTTCTGGCTTAGACTTCACCTTAAATCCTGGTGAAGGTGCCTTCTATGGGCCAAAATTAGAGTTTGTCTTAAGAGATGCCATTGGTCGGGAATGGCAATGTGGGACATTACAAGCGGACTTTGTGTTACCGGAACGCTTAGATGCTTCTTATATTGCCGAAGATGGCAAAAAGCATCGTCCTGTTATGCTGCACCGTGCTATACTTGGGTCTTTTGAACGATTCATTGGTATTCTGATTGAACATTATGCGGGCAAACTACCGCTGTGGTTGGCACCAGTCCAAGTTTGTGTTGCAACCATTACTTCAGAGGCCGACAGCTATGGACAAAAAGTTGTCGATCAGCTGCAAGCTCAAGGTATCCGTGCAATTCTGGATAGTCGTAATGAAAAGATCAACTATAAAGTTCGGGAACACTCCGTGAAAAAAGTACCGTTGATTTTTGTCGTTGGAAAGCGTGAAGAGGAAGAATCCACTGTTGCTATTCGCCGCCTTGGAACCCAAGATCAACAAGTTTTGCACCTGGCTGAAGCTATCACAATGGTTGTCAAGGAATCCAAAGAACCTTAA
- the recG gene encoding ATP-dependent DNA helicase RecG: protein MEQDYLTRLSPLFAPLTTLPGVAGRRESLFKRLLGERAIDALLHFPSNINSYRLVQTINDAAVGETIIIQAEVMSHRPATRRGGPHRVSCYDGHTFFEVVFFHGNIPYFHKILPEKTKRTIIGRVDKNLSRWSITHPEKIYPATPDQIVPTKEVVYPLTTGVTNKCVHRAIDAALSRLINFPEWHDKTVAQELNLMGFSQAIRQLHHPQTMEDLQLTPAHERLIFDELFAHQLALHFSRLVNQAETPGQSMIGTGKLVRQLLAQLPYEPTESQKDVLRDIFEDMAKPNPMTRLIQGDVGSGKTLVALISMVRAIESGFQTAILAPTDILARQHAETIINLADTIGIKAVVLTGREKGKKRAQILDNLAQGKIDLLIGTHALLVEDVQFKNLGLAVIDEQHRFGVEQRLALAQKGNNPDILAMTATPIPRSLQLANFGDMDVSIIREKPAGRQPVTTKVLPLNRLNDVIDGVQRALQDQAKVFWVCPLVEESEKINVSAAVDRYQQLQEIFGHRIGLVHGKMKAADKDAVMEQFVNGDVDILIATTVIEVGVNVPAATIMIIEHAERFGLAQLHQLRGRIGRGERAATCVLLYGHEMSQVGKERLATMRQTNDGFEIAEADLRLRGGGDILGTRQSGLPGFRLADFVSYPDKMSSLLALANTEAKKVLKTDSALRGDRGFAIRLLLEVFAMDNAIKYTRS from the coding sequence ATGGAGCAAGACTATCTAACACGATTGTCCCCTCTTTTTGCCCCTTTAACGACCTTGCCTGGGGTGGCAGGTCGCCGCGAATCTTTATTTAAAAGATTATTGGGAGAGCGTGCCATTGATGCTCTTCTTCATTTTCCAAGTAACATAAATTCCTACAGGCTTGTTCAAACTATTAACGACGCCGCCGTCGGCGAGACTATTATTATCCAAGCCGAGGTGATGAGCCATCGCCCAGCAACCCGTCGCGGTGGCCCCCATCGGGTTAGTTGCTATGATGGTCATACGTTCTTTGAAGTGGTGTTTTTTCATGGCAACATCCCCTATTTTCATAAGATTTTACCCGAAAAAACTAAACGAACAATTATAGGTCGAGTGGATAAAAATCTTAGCCGCTGGAGCATTACCCATCCTGAAAAGATCTATCCCGCAACACCGGATCAAATCGTGCCAACAAAAGAAGTCGTCTACCCTTTAACAACGGGCGTAACAAACAAATGTGTTCACCGTGCCATCGATGCAGCCTTAAGCCGCCTGATCAATTTTCCAGAATGGCATGATAAAACAGTCGCTCAAGAGTTAAACCTTATGGGTTTTAGTCAAGCTATTCGACAATTGCATCACCCCCAAACAATGGAAGACTTACAGCTAACACCAGCCCATGAACGTCTTATTTTCGATGAACTATTCGCCCATCAGTTAGCGTTACACTTTTCTCGTCTGGTTAATCAAGCAGAAACCCCTGGTCAATCGATGATCGGCACAGGAAAACTTGTCCGTCAATTATTAGCTCAATTGCCTTATGAGCCGACTGAATCGCAAAAAGATGTATTGAGAGATATATTTGAAGATATGGCAAAGCCAAATCCGATGACACGGTTAATTCAAGGGGATGTGGGCAGTGGTAAGACATTGGTTGCCTTAATCAGCATGGTGCGGGCTATTGAATCAGGTTTTCAAACTGCAATATTAGCACCAACCGATATCTTGGCGCGTCAACATGCAGAAACGATCATAAACTTAGCTGATACAATTGGAATTAAAGCAGTCGTTCTAACAGGCCGTGAGAAAGGCAAAAAAAGAGCACAAATTCTGGATAACCTCGCTCAGGGGAAGATTGATCTACTCATTGGAACCCACGCATTGCTTGTTGAGGATGTTCAATTTAAGAATTTAGGATTAGCCGTTATTGATGAACAGCATCGATTTGGTGTGGAACAGCGTTTAGCCTTAGCTCAGAAAGGAAATAACCCTGACATTTTGGCCATGACAGCAACCCCTATTCCGCGCTCTTTACAACTAGCAAATTTTGGTGACATGGATGTATCCATTATCCGGGAGAAACCCGCTGGAAGGCAGCCTGTAACGACAAAAGTTCTACCCTTAAATCGTCTTAATGACGTAATTGATGGCGTACAGCGCGCTTTACAAGATCAAGCAAAAGTCTTTTGGGTTTGCCCCTTGGTCGAAGAATCAGAAAAAATCAATGTATCCGCTGCTGTCGATCGGTATCAGCAACTTCAGGAGATTTTTGGTCATCGCATAGGCTTAGTCCATGGGAAAATGAAAGCTGCTGACAAAGATGCTGTGATGGAGCAATTTGTGAATGGCGATGTCGATATCTTAATAGCCACAACAGTCATAGAGGTTGGTGTTAACGTACCGGCCGCAACCATTATGATTATTGAGCATGCAGAAAGATTCGGTCTGGCCCAGCTGCACCAGTTACGTGGACGAATTGGACGGGGAGAAAGAGCAGCAACCTGTGTGCTGCTCTACGGCCATGAAATGAGCCAAGTGGGAAAAGAACGCTTAGCGACAATGCGCCAAACCAATGATGGATTTGAAATTGCGGAAGCCGACTTGCGCCTGAGGGGTGGCGGGGATATTTTGGGGACGCGTCAAAGTGGTTTGCCGGGCTTTCGTTTAGCAGATTTTGTCTCATATCCCGATAAAATGAGTTCATTATTAGCGTTAGCCAACACAGAAGCCAAAAAGGTTTTAAAAACAGACTCTGCTTTACGCGGCGACCGGGGCTTTGCCATTCGCCTTCTACTTGAGGTCTTTGCCATGGATAATGCCATAAAATACACACGTTCGTAA
- a CDS encoding cell wall hydrolase has product MNEIQILARTIFGEARGEYHRVDGGLASLIAIANVVKNRQKQQTWYGKTISEICQKPYQFSCWNPHDPNQKLITTTITDPLFDICLKVADMVIKDHWPDLTRGCDHYHASTIVSFPTWSLTAKPKVKIGRHIFYDLSRGGK; this is encoded by the coding sequence ATGAATGAAATTCAAATTCTCGCCCGGACAATATTTGGTGAGGCAAGAGGGGAATACCATCGTGTTGATGGCGGATTAGCATCCTTAATTGCTATTGCAAATGTGGTCAAAAATCGCCAAAAACAACAAACTTGGTATGGCAAAACAATTAGTGAGATTTGCCAGAAACCATATCAGTTTTCTTGCTGGAATCCGCATGATCCTAATCAAAAATTGATTACTACCACGATTACAGATCCTTTATTTGATATTTGTCTTAAGGTCGCTGACATGGTTATTAAAGATCACTGGCCAGATTTAACGCGAGGATGTGATCATTATCATGCATCTACGATAGTATCTTTTCCCACTTGGTCGTTGACGGCTAAACCTAAGGTGAAAATTGGACGCCATATTTTTTATGATCTATCGAGAGGGGGCAAATAA
- a CDS encoding RluA family pseudouridine synthase produces the protein MSQPTIYLVEDSDGMRLDRWLKKQIPDLRQSVLEKLLRTGKIKLNDKKIAAGHRITPGDVISAWENLDKYKNVLPQISMKEAVLLTPVDIEFFTSLIIWEDEDMMIINKPSGLAVQGGTKTFTHVDRYLAGLGELRNCRYRLTHRIDRDTSGLLVIAKTSEMATYLTQCFKDGTVEKTYWAITVGQPNPGSGTIKAPLIKAGMGDREKVVVDYETGKPAVTVYQTIKKLEKPHLPFMAWVELKPQTGRTHQIRVHCQHLGAPILGDGKYGGKAVTDINRTLHLHARSITIRDRDGNKLSFNAPPPDHFAETLARYGIQWSKTI, from the coding sequence ATGTCTCAACCCACTATATACCTTGTTGAAGATTCTGATGGAATGCGCCTGGATCGCTGGCTAAAAAAACAGATCCCTGACTTGAGGCAGAGCGTTCTTGAAAAACTATTACGCACTGGCAAAATTAAACTTAATGACAAAAAAATTGCCGCTGGCCATCGGATTACACCCGGTGATGTAATTAGTGCCTGGGAAAACCTGGACAAATACAAAAATGTTTTGCCCCAAATCAGCATGAAAGAGGCAGTATTACTAACGCCTGTGGATATTGAATTCTTCACATCCTTAATTATTTGGGAAGATGAGGATATGATGATCATCAATAAACCCAGTGGATTAGCCGTACAAGGGGGGACCAAGACTTTTACTCATGTGGATCGGTACTTGGCTGGTTTGGGTGAGCTGCGCAACTGTCGCTATCGCCTTACCCACCGCATTGATCGTGACACCAGCGGATTGCTTGTGATTGCCAAAACAAGTGAAATGGCAACCTATCTGACGCAATGTTTTAAAGATGGGACAGTAGAAAAAACCTATTGGGCCATTACGGTTGGACAGCCTAACCCTGGCAGCGGCACGATTAAAGCACCGTTGATTAAGGCCGGCATGGGTGACCGAGAAAAAGTGGTGGTCGATTATGAAACTGGCAAACCGGCTGTTACGGTTTATCAAACAATTAAGAAATTGGAAAAACCGCACCTTCCCTTTATGGCTTGGGTGGAGCTAAAACCGCAAACCGGTCGGACCCACCAAATCCGCGTGCACTGCCAACATTTGGGGGCGCCGATTCTGGGAGATGGTAAATATGGTGGCAAAGCAGTGACAGATATTAATCGTACCTTGCATTTACACGCTCGATCCATCACAATTCGGGATAGAGATGGTAATAAACTCAGCTTTAATGCACCGCCTCCGGATCATTTTGCTGAGACTTTGGCACGGTATGGTATCCAATGGAGCAAGACTATCTAA